A window of the Cellvibrio sp. pealriver genome harbors these coding sequences:
- a CDS encoding PA4642 family protein — protein sequence MSLRKDKEKVLGETFDDERIKTFLNYPAPAGVNADYHLLEKAYRGMLGGNFATFVKFFVEAGKDLNAIGPEGKTFLQVVKAHRNGEEYAIALEAAGAK from the coding sequence ATGAGCCTACGCAAAGACAAAGAAAAAGTTCTCGGCGAAACCTTCGACGATGAACGTATCAAAACGTTTTTGAATTATCCAGCACCAGCAGGTGTTAATGCCGACTATCATTTATTGGAAAAAGCATACCGCGGGATGCTGGGCGGCAACTTTGCAACGTTCGTGAAATTTTTTGTAGAAGCCGGAAAAGATCTGAACGCGATTGGCCCGGAAGGAAAAACGTTTTTACAAGTGGTTAAAGCACATCGCAATGGCGAAGAATATGCCATTGCGCTGGAAGCCGCTGGAGCCAAATAA